A region of Pyxidicoccus parkwaysis DNA encodes the following proteins:
- a CDS encoding type I polyketide synthase yields MDTPNDPNNSMAIAVVGLSLRFPGARDERRFWQNLSSGIESITLLDSEQRAKAGMPSEPGWVAAAGVLEDAELFDAAFFGFSPGEAERMDPQHRLFLECAWSALESAGQAPRGSPLRAGVYAASTFSTYLLSSLLPRAGRETAGLADGLLSTSGDFLATRVAYELDLSGPALTVQTACSSSLVAVHLAVQALLAGECDLALAGGASVRVPQLTAHRFQEGSILAPDGHCRPFDARAAGTVAGNGVGVVVLKRLADALADGDPIRAVILGTAINNDGGAKSGFGAPSVDGQSAAIRDALSMAGVAPQDISYVEAHGTATPLGDPVEVAALHEVFRGVEPGHIGLGAVKSNIGHLDAAAGVAGLIKLVLALENRLLPPTMHFTSPNPLLELDGGPLYVVSQPTPWQGRAPRRAGVSAFGIGGTNAHAVLEEAPPVPGDEPRRDEELLLLSAKSEAALERMTEELATHLSARREPLADVAHTLQVGRARFPFRRFVTCGKAENAAALLRGSEPARMRTTHDEAEARAVAFLFPGGGAQRVNMGAELLSEPVYREAIDRCAELLRGPLGGDLREVMFAGPERFDVASRELDRPLWLLPAVFASDWAQAELWRSWGVKPEAMLGHSLGEYAAACVAGVFTLEEALTLVTARARLMEGMPPGAMVSVLAPVETLTPLLAPELSVSAINGPATCVIAGPPGAIESFEQSLTARGVEFRRVRIPRAVHSSMLDPYLADFARVVSRVALRSPTLPVVSSLTGRWLEPHEATDPEYWVRHMRETVRFSDALGCLLSSGDRALIEVGPGTILSSLARQHPARTSQPVIASLPGNADRKTSPLNALGEAWQAGVNLDWEGFRAGERRRKVTLPTYSFDRERHWLEPVDSSAGGVHTGAVPPPPPAPRRATPRMGPAAPPRDETERALAGYFQELFRIQDVGIHDDFFALGGDSLLALRLTAWISDRFAVRLALKEVLEAPTVAVLARRLGDASGATPTKTGPSCLVRIQDGTRGTPLFFVHAAGGQSLFYRELARSIDASRPAYGFEAVGLESDTCHTSVEEMAAHYLEALRTVRPAGPYLLVGASFGGSVIFEMARRLTAEGHAVPLCAMLDAPGPGRYPEPLEDDAEVLAYLAGLWVEVPAARLRGLSLDAQLQLILDEARRAGVQAFADLEQGRRWFAVWKNNLEALVRYPAPRWEGEVQFFRAAERLPRMPRFMEQAWTERCSALRVEIVPGNHESMLLPPHAHVLGARLARLLPD; encoded by the coding sequence ATGGACACCCCGAACGACCCGAACAACTCCATGGCCATCGCCGTGGTGGGCCTGAGCCTGCGCTTCCCCGGTGCCCGGGACGAGCGCCGCTTCTGGCAGAACCTGTCCTCGGGCATCGAGTCCATCACCCTCCTCGACTCCGAGCAGCGAGCGAAGGCCGGGATGCCCTCGGAGCCGGGCTGGGTCGCCGCAGCCGGAGTGCTCGAGGACGCTGAGCTCTTCGACGCCGCCTTCTTCGGCTTCTCCCCCGGCGAAGCGGAGCGCATGGACCCGCAGCACCGCCTCTTCCTCGAATGTGCCTGGTCCGCGCTGGAGTCCGCGGGCCAAGCCCCCCGAGGCTCGCCTCTGCGCGCTGGCGTCTACGCGGCGTCCACGTTCAGCACCTACCTCCTGTCCAGCCTGCTCCCCCGCGCGGGACGAGAAACAGCCGGTCTCGCCGACGGCCTCCTCTCCACGAGCGGCGACTTTCTCGCGACACGCGTGGCCTATGAGCTGGACCTTTCCGGACCGGCCCTCACGGTGCAGACGGCGTGCTCCTCGTCGCTCGTCGCGGTCCACCTCGCGGTGCAGGCACTGCTCGCGGGCGAGTGCGACCTGGCGCTCGCGGGCGGTGCCTCCGTGCGCGTGCCGCAGCTGACGGCCCACCGCTTTCAGGAGGGCTCCATCCTCGCGCCGGACGGCCACTGTCGGCCCTTCGACGCTCGAGCCGCGGGCACCGTGGCGGGCAACGGCGTGGGCGTCGTCGTCCTCAAGCGCCTCGCGGATGCGCTCGCGGACGGAGACCCCATCCGCGCCGTCATCCTGGGCACCGCCATCAACAACGACGGCGGCGCGAAGTCCGGCTTCGGCGCGCCCTCCGTGGACGGCCAGTCCGCCGCCATCCGCGACGCGCTGTCCATGGCCGGCGTGGCCCCTCAGGACATCTCCTACGTCGAGGCCCACGGCACCGCCACGCCGCTGGGAGACCCCGTGGAGGTGGCTGCGCTCCACGAGGTGTTCCGTGGCGTCGAGCCCGGCCACATCGGCCTGGGCGCGGTGAAGTCCAACATCGGGCACCTCGATGCCGCGGCGGGCGTGGCCGGGCTCATCAAGCTGGTGCTCGCGTTGGAGAACCGCCTCCTGCCGCCCACCATGCACTTCACCTCGCCCAACCCGCTGCTGGAGCTGGACGGCGGTCCGCTGTACGTGGTGTCTCAGCCCACGCCCTGGCAGGGGCGCGCGCCGCGCCGCGCGGGCGTCAGTGCCTTCGGCATCGGCGGCACCAATGCCCACGCCGTGCTGGAGGAGGCTCCACCCGTCCCGGGCGACGAGCCCCGGCGTGATGAGGAGTTGCTCCTGCTGTCCGCGAAGTCCGAGGCCGCGCTGGAGCGGATGACGGAGGAACTGGCCACGCACCTGAGCGCGCGCCGTGAGCCGCTGGCGGACGTGGCCCATACGCTGCAAGTGGGGCGCGCGCGCTTTCCCTTCCGGCGCTTCGTCACCTGCGGCAAGGCAGAGAACGCGGCGGCGCTGCTGCGCGGAAGCGAGCCGGCACGCATGCGCACCACGCACGACGAGGCGGAGGCACGCGCGGTGGCCTTCCTCTTCCCCGGAGGCGGCGCGCAGCGCGTCAACATGGGCGCCGAATTGCTCAGCGAGCCCGTGTACCGCGAGGCCATCGACCGGTGCGCGGAGTTGCTGCGAGGCCCGCTCGGCGGAGACCTGCGTGAGGTGATGTTCGCCGGCCCCGAGCGCTTCGACGTCGCGAGCCGCGAGCTGGACCGCCCGCTGTGGCTGCTGCCAGCCGTCTTCGCGAGCGACTGGGCCCAGGCCGAGCTGTGGCGCTCCTGGGGCGTGAAGCCGGAGGCGATGCTGGGGCACTCGCTGGGCGAGTACGCGGCCGCGTGCGTGGCGGGCGTCTTCACATTGGAGGAGGCCCTGACGCTCGTCACGGCGCGGGCCCGGCTGATGGAGGGCATGCCTCCAGGAGCCATGGTGTCCGTGCTCGCGCCGGTGGAGACGCTGACGCCGCTGCTCGCCCCGGAGCTGTCCGTCTCCGCCATCAACGGCCCCGCGACGTGTGTCATCGCCGGGCCTCCCGGCGCCATCGAGTCCTTCGAGCAGTCGCTGACGGCGCGCGGCGTGGAGTTCCGGCGCGTGCGCATCCCCCGGGCGGTGCATTCGTCGATGCTGGACCCGTACCTCGCGGACTTCGCGCGAGTGGTGTCGCGCGTCGCCCTCCGGTCTCCAACGCTGCCGGTGGTGTCGAGCCTCACCGGCCGCTGGCTGGAGCCGCATGAGGCCACGGACCCCGAGTACTGGGTACGCCACATGAGGGAGACGGTGCGCTTCTCCGATGCGCTGGGCTGCCTGCTGTCGTCGGGAGACAGGGCGCTCATCGAGGTGGGGCCGGGCACCATCCTCTCATCGCTCGCGCGACAGCACCCGGCGCGGACGTCGCAGCCGGTGATTGCCTCACTCCCAGGCAACGCCGACCGCAAGACGAGCCCGCTGAACGCGCTGGGCGAGGCCTGGCAGGCCGGAGTGAACCTCGACTGGGAAGGCTTCCGCGCCGGAGAGCGCCGCCGGAAGGTGACGCTGCCGACATACAGCTTCGACCGCGAGCGGCACTGGCTCGAGCCTGTCGATTCGTCGGCCGGCGGAGTCCACACCGGGGCGGTGCCTCCGCCACCTCCCGCGCCCCGTCGAGCGACGCCGCGCATGGGCCCGGCGGCGCCACCGCGCGACGAGACGGAGCGGGCGCTGGCCGGTTACTTCCAGGAGTTGTTCCGCATCCAGGACGTCGGCATCCACGATGACTTCTTCGCGCTGGGCGGAGACTCGCTGCTGGCGCTGCGGCTGACCGCGTGGATATCGGACCGCTTCGCCGTGCGCCTCGCGCTGAAGGAAGTGCTGGAGGCGCCCACGGTGGCTGTGCTCGCCAGGCGGCTTGGGGACGCCTCGGGTGCGACGCCCACGAAGACAGGTCCTTCGTGCCTGGTGCGCATCCAGGACGGCACGCGCGGGACGCCGCTCTTCTTCGTGCACGCGGCCGGAGGGCAGTCGCTCTTCTACCGCGAGCTCGCGCGGAGCATCGACGCGTCCCGGCCGGCGTACGGCTTCGAAGCGGTGGGGCTGGAGAGCGACACGTGCCACACCTCGGTGGAGGAGATGGCGGCGCACTACCTGGAGGCACTGAGGACGGTGCGGCCCGCCGGGCCCTACCTGCTCGTCGGCGCGTCCTTCGGCGGCAGCGTCATCTTCGAGATGGCCCGCAGGTTGACCGCCGAGGGCCATGCGGTGCCGTTGTGCGCGATGCTCGACGCGCCGGGCCCGGGCCGGTACCCCGAGCCGCTCGAGGATGACGCCGAGGTGCTGGCCTACCTGGCGGGCCTCTGGGTGGAAGTCCCGGCGGCGCGGCTGCGTGGCCTGTCACTCGACGCCCAGCTCCAGCTCATCCTCGACGAGGCGAGGCGCGCGGGCGTCCAGGCCTTCGCCGACCTCGAGCAGGGCCGACGGTGGTTCGCGGTGTGGAAGAACAACCTTGAGGCGCTCGTCCGTTACCCGGCGCCGCGCTGGGAGGGAGAGGTGCAGTTCTTCCGCGCGGCCGAGCGGCTGCCGCGAATGCCGCGCTTCATGGAGCAGGCCTGGACGGAGCGCTGCTCGGCGCTGCGGGTGGAAATCGTCCCAGGCAACCATGAGAGCATGCTGCTGCCTCCTCACGCGCACGTGCTGGGCGCGCGGCTGGCGCGCCTGCTGCCGGACTGA